Proteins co-encoded in one Flavobacterium sp. M31R6 genomic window:
- a CDS encoding BlaI/MecI/CopY family transcriptional regulator, with protein MQKLTNKEEEIMHILWKLKKAFVKEVMAEITEDQPHYNTLSTIIRNLEEKGYVNHNAFGNTHQYFPIVSIEDYRKGFMSTAIDNYFNSSYKNMVSFFAKEEKISAAELREILSMIEQKQ; from the coding sequence ATGCAAAAACTAACAAACAAAGAAGAAGAAATCATGCACATTTTATGGAAGCTCAAAAAAGCATTCGTAAAAGAAGTGATGGCCGAAATCACCGAAGACCAACCGCATTACAACACCTTATCTACCATTATTCGCAATCTGGAAGAAAAGGGATATGTAAATCACAATGCATTTGGAAACACACATCAATATTTCCCAATTGTAAGTATTGAAGATTACCGAAAAGGTTTTATGAGTACCGCTATCGATAATTATTTTAATAGTTCATATAAAAATATGGTTTCCTTTTTTGCCAAAGAAGAGAAAATATCGGCAGCCGAACTGCGTGAAATCCTTTCTATGATCGAACAAAAGCAATAA
- a CDS encoding DUF2911 domain-containing protein, which produces MKKILFVLAFIIAPFITEAQLKTPQASPKATVFQTVGLTDVEIVYCRPAARGRAVFGNLVPFGKVWRTGANENTTISFSEDVVIDGKTLPKGKYSLYTIPKIESWEVIFYSTTNNWGNPEVWNEANVVLRTTVKEDALQKSVESFTIGIGNLTADTATLDMACENSSVSMKFTVPTQKEVLANIEKVLAGPTSADYFSAAQYLYQSNGDNAKAMSYMDKAMELSTEKPYWYTRQKSLIQARAGDKKGAIETANLSLVAAEAAKNQDYVKMNRESIAEWSKK; this is translated from the coding sequence ATGAAAAAAATACTTTTTGTTTTAGCATTTATTATAGCGCCCTTTATCACTGAGGCTCAATTGAAAACTCCTCAAGCCAGTCCTAAAGCGACTGTTTTTCAAACAGTTGGGTTGACGGATGTAGAAATAGTTTATTGCAGACCAGCAGCAAGAGGAAGAGCGGTATTTGGAAATTTAGTTCCTTTTGGAAAAGTTTGGAGAACAGGTGCCAATGAAAATACAACTATATCTTTTAGCGAAGATGTAGTAATTGATGGTAAAACTTTGCCTAAAGGAAAATACTCTTTGTATACAATCCCTAAAATAGAAAGCTGGGAAGTAATTTTTTATTCTACCACAAACAATTGGGGAAATCCTGAAGTTTGGAACGAGGCTAATGTAGTATTGAGAACTACGGTAAAAGAAGATGCATTGCAAAAATCAGTAGAGTCTTTCACAATTGGTATTGGTAACTTGACTGCAGATACTGCTACCTTGGATATGGCTTGCGAAAACTCTTCTGTTTCAATGAAATTTACGGTTCCTACTCAAAAAGAAGTATTAGCAAATATTGAAAAAGTATTGGCGGGACCAACATCTGCTGATTATTTTTCAGCCGCGCAATACCTTTATCAGTCAAATGGTGATAACGCAAAAGCAATGTCTTACATGGATAAAGCTATGGAATTGAGTACTGAAAAACCGTATTGGTACACTCGCCAAAAATCATTGATTCAAGCAAGAGCAGGAGACAAAAAAGGTGCTATTGAAACCGCAAATCTATCTCTTGTAGCTGCAGAAGCTGCAAAAAATCAAGATTACGTAAAAATGAATAGAGAAAGTATTGCGGAGTGGAGTAAAAAATAA
- a CDS encoding DUF1684 domain-containing protein — MRVILTLVLIALFNVGFGQEKFDMAVVEKFQKDLNTEFADAKTSPLLPEDLAHFKALDFYPINEKAFVVAQFIRTENEKPFVMPTTGAKKPMYVKYGEAHFQLEGKELKLNIYRNIELSKKEEYKDHLFLPFSDLTSGKESYIGGKYIDLKIPAGNTIVIDFNQSYNPYCAYSYKYSCPKVPLENDLSIEIKAGVKKFHD, encoded by the coding sequence ATGAGAGTTATACTGACTTTGGTTTTAATAGCATTATTTAATGTAGGTTTTGGTCAAGAAAAATTTGACATGGCAGTTGTCGAAAAATTTCAAAAAGACCTCAATACCGAATTTGCCGATGCAAAAACAAGTCCTCTTTTGCCTGAAGATTTGGCCCATTTCAAGGCATTGGATTTTTATCCTATAAATGAGAAAGCCTTTGTAGTTGCACAATTCATTAGAACTGAGAACGAAAAACCTTTTGTGATGCCAACTACTGGCGCGAAAAAACCTATGTATGTAAAATACGGTGAAGCTCATTTTCAGTTAGAAGGAAAAGAGTTAAAACTAAATATTTATCGCAATATTGAACTTTCCAAAAAAGAAGAATACAAAGACCATTTGTTTTTGCCATTTTCGGATTTGACCTCGGGAAAAGAGAGTTATATAGGCGGGAAATACATTGATTTGAAGATTCCAGCCGGAAATACCATCGTTATTGATTTTAACCAATCTTACAATCCCTATTGTGCATACAGTTATAAATATTCATGCCCAAAAGTACCATTGGAAAACGATTTGTCTATAGAGATCAAAGCAGGTGTAAAGAAGTTTCATGACTAA
- a CDS encoding ThiF family adenylyltransferase → MAEWTERAELLFKKEGLQNLQNAHVMVVGLGGVGSFAAEFLARAGVGTMTIVDGDVVDITNINRQLPALHSTVGQSKVDVVGDRLMDINPELNLIRLKEFLSPERAYEIVTNEYDYVLDCIDSVTPKLNLIISAKRKKVRIISSMGAGGKMEASKVKVTDIAKTVNCYFAKTIRKRLKKEKINKVKVVFSSEIQDESSLRMTDGSNFKKSFYGTNSYMPGLFGLYAAETVIRYLLKKEGRV, encoded by the coding sequence ATGGCAGAGTGGACAGAAAGAGCCGAACTATTATTTAAAAAAGAAGGATTACAGAATTTGCAAAATGCTCATGTAATGGTCGTAGGACTTGGCGGAGTAGGTTCTTTTGCAGCAGAATTTTTGGCTAGAGCTGGAGTGGGTACGATGACCATTGTGGATGGCGATGTGGTGGATATTACCAATATAAATAGACAATTACCTGCTTTACATTCTACAGTAGGACAGTCTAAAGTAGACGTTGTAGGCGATCGATTAATGGATATTAATCCTGAATTGAATTTGATTCGACTAAAAGAATTTCTTTCACCAGAGCGTGCTTATGAGATTGTGACCAATGAATATGATTATGTTTTGGATTGCATTGATAGCGTAACACCAAAATTGAATTTGATTATTTCTGCCAAAAGAAAAAAGGTCCGAATCATAAGCAGTATGGGAGCTGGAGGAAAAATGGAAGCTTCCAAAGTGAAAGTTACCGATATTGCCAAAACGGTAAATTGCTATTTTGCCAAAACAATCAGAAAGCGTTTAAAGAAAGAGAAAATCAATAAAGTGAAAGTGGTTTTTTCTTCTGAAATTCAAGATGAATCCAGTTTGCGCATGACCGATGGTTCTAACTTTAAAAAATCGTTTTATGGAACCAATAGTTATATGCCAGGATTATTTGGCTTGTATGCTGCCGAAACAGTGATTCGATATTTGCTTAAGAAAGAAGGAAGGGTTTAA
- a CDS encoding TatD family hydrolase, protein MKFLNLHTHKLTNQDTVLELVNQYPQEFDAGIPYYSIGIHPWYINEERLETDLQIIESKLQDSNCLALGECGLDKRIEIPLELQQMVFERQLLLAQKQNKPVVIHCVAAFQEIIALKKRLKITVPMLIHGFSKNKQVAKELINNGFYISFGKYLLRNPELETVFQSIPNDRFFLETDTVEEGIEEVYTLAARYKKWNMDELQQQIKSNFAAVFKKQL, encoded by the coding sequence ATGAAATTTCTTAATTTGCATACCCACAAGTTAACGAATCAGGACACAGTCTTGGAACTCGTCAATCAATATCCACAGGAATTTGATGCTGGGATTCCGTATTATTCCATTGGGATTCACCCCTGGTATATCAATGAAGAAAGATTGGAGACCGATTTGCAAATTATAGAAAGCAAATTACAGGATTCAAATTGTCTCGCTCTAGGCGAATGTGGATTGGACAAACGTATCGAAATTCCGTTAGAATTGCAGCAAATGGTTTTTGAAAGACAATTGCTTTTGGCACAAAAACAAAATAAACCTGTTGTGATTCATTGTGTGGCTGCTTTTCAAGAGATAATTGCGCTCAAAAAAAGATTAAAAATTACGGTTCCAATGCTGATTCACGGTTTTTCAAAGAATAAACAAGTGGCCAAAGAACTCATCAATAACGGATTTTATATTTCATTCGGGAAATATTTACTACGTAATCCTGAATTGGAAACGGTTTTTCAAAGTATTCCCAATGATCGATTTTTTTTGGAAACGGATACAGTGGAAGAAGGAATTGAGGAAGTGTATACCCTGGCGGCCCGATATAAAAAATGGAATATGGATGAACTGCAACAACAAATAAAGAGTAATTTTGCAGCAGTTTTTAAAAAGCAACTTTAA
- a CDS encoding HAD family phosphatase yields the protein MIQTVIFDMDGVIVDTELVHRYAYYKQFGELNIVVPEEMYTSFTGLSTRNTFQKLKEHFQLEHEVEDLILRKRSIFNDAFDSKEDLALLEGVENLIKDFHQNGMQLIVASSASKVTIDRVFRRFDLHQYFSHIVSGEDFPKSKPHPAIFLHAASLSIAPKENCIVIEDSTNGVKAAKAAGIFCVGYNSFHSKDQDLSLADVVVNHFDELNFEKVSQY from the coding sequence ATGATACAAACCGTAATTTTCGACATGGATGGTGTAATTGTAGATACAGAACTCGTACACCGTTATGCTTATTACAAACAATTTGGCGAACTGAATATTGTGGTTCCAGAGGAAATGTACACTTCTTTTACAGGATTATCGACTCGCAATACTTTTCAAAAATTGAAAGAGCATTTCCAGTTGGAACACGAAGTGGAAGATTTGATTTTGAGAAAAAGATCTATTTTTAATGATGCTTTCGATAGTAAAGAAGACTTAGCTTTGTTGGAAGGAGTAGAGAATTTAATTAAAGATTTTCACCAAAATGGAATGCAATTGATTGTGGCTTCATCAGCTTCAAAAGTGACGATTGACAGAGTTTTTCGCCGTTTTGATCTGCACCAATATTTTTCGCATATCGTAAGTGGTGAAGATTTCCCAAAATCAAAACCACATCCTGCTATTTTCCTCCATGCGGCTTCCTTATCAATTGCGCCAAAAGAAAACTGCATCGTTATTGAGGACAGTACCAATGGTGTCAAAGCGGCCAAAGCTGCTGGCATTTTTTGTGTAGGATATAATAGCTTTCATTCCAAAGATCAGGATTTGTCACTGGCTGATGTTGTTGTGAATCATTTTGATGAATTGAACTTTGAGAAAGTGTCACAGTACTAA
- a CDS encoding MFS transporter: MLKTALGRYINNFKGFTREVWILALITFINRAGTMVLPFLSKYLKEDLNFTYGEVGWIMVAFGLGSMLGSWLGGKLTDKIGFYKIMIFSLFTSGILFILLQYITTFWGLCFGMFVIMAISDMFRPAMFVSLSVYAKPENRVRALSLIRLAVNLGFTAGPALGGLIIIGMGYQGLFWVDGSTCIIAILIFAFYIKEKKKIPAATDHSITKTVPKSVFKDKPFWLLLFISFVTFMVFLQIFSTLPLYHSEKFGLSEFQTGMLLSINGLLVFLLEMPIVSRLERNKTNKIKSIAIGSLFITLGYYILLLDSWVGILTISIILLTFGEIFSFPFVNAVALNRAPKGQEGKYMGFYTMSFSLAHIVSSKTGLEIIAHYNYQVNWFIMGTLGTLSFLCCIWLNKIIHKEQK, encoded by the coding sequence ATGCTCAAAACTGCCCTCGGTCGCTACATAAATAATTTTAAAGGATTCACACGCGAAGTTTGGATACTTGCCCTAATCACTTTTATAAATAGAGCCGGTACTATGGTGCTGCCTTTTTTATCCAAATATTTAAAGGAAGATTTGAATTTTACCTATGGCGAAGTGGGATGGATTATGGTTGCTTTTGGATTGGGTTCTATGCTAGGCTCGTGGTTAGGAGGAAAATTGACCGATAAAATTGGGTTTTATAAAATCATGATTTTTAGCCTTTTTACGAGCGGAATCCTATTTATTTTGCTGCAATATATAACAACCTTTTGGGGATTATGCTTTGGGATGTTTGTCATTATGGCCATTTCCGATATGTTTCGTCCTGCCATGTTTGTATCACTGAGCGTATATGCAAAACCCGAGAATCGAGTTCGTGCGCTGTCTTTAATTCGCTTAGCTGTAAATCTAGGTTTTACAGCTGGTCCTGCATTGGGTGGATTGATTATAATAGGAATGGGATACCAAGGCCTATTTTGGGTCGATGGAAGCACCTGCATCATTGCGATTTTGATTTTTGCATTCTACATCAAAGAAAAAAAGAAAATACCTGCTGCCACAGATCATTCGATAACCAAAACAGTTCCAAAATCGGTCTTCAAAGACAAACCTTTTTGGTTACTTCTCTTTATCAGTTTTGTAACTTTCATGGTTTTTCTTCAAATATTTTCGACTTTACCCTTATATCACAGCGAAAAATTCGGACTCAGTGAATTCCAAACCGGAATGTTGCTTTCCATCAACGGACTATTGGTTTTCCTTTTAGAGATGCCGATTGTTAGCAGGTTGGAAAGAAATAAAACTAACAAAATAAAAAGCATTGCAATTGGATCGCTATTCATAACACTTGGATATTACATTTTGTTACTCGATTCTTGGGTCGGAATCTTGACCATTAGCATCATATTGCTCACCTTTGGAGAAATTTTTTCTTTCCCATTTGTCAATGCCGTTGCCCTCAACCGCGCGCCAAAAGGTCAAGAAGGAAAATATATGGGCTTCTATACCATGAGTTTCAGTCTGGCACATATAGTCAGTTCCAAAACAGGTTTGGAAATCATTGCACATTATAATTATCAAGTCAATTGGTTTATCATGGGAACTTTGGGTACACTATCCTTCCTTTGCTGTATTTGGCTCAATAAAATTATTCACAAAGAACAAAAATAA
- a CDS encoding M56 family metallopeptidase produces METLFIYIAKSSGLIGMFYIAYYFLLRKETFFTANRWFLLAGLFTSAILPWIVFTTIVWVEPTSTNFDWSKLPMRPVQEESFEINWYLVLVAAYIIGIVLFLAQFALDFYNLNRVLKGKTIHRQADHKFIDLKENIAPFSYFNTIVYNSSLYSESEMESILEHEKVHSEQYHTIDVLITRFFCILFWFNPFIWLYKNAILQNLEFIADSEATKNISDKKAYQLTLLKITTHENCVVLTNHFYQSLIKKRIVMLNKNQSKKWNSWKYALVLPALIAFVFLFQMEVIAKEKNVNPKVEQSASDDVDVYKITKNTTEAELKEKAEILKEKYGIQTTFSKIKRNSNNELIGLKIKLQKGKEAATVTEVDSSEPIKDFAIAISKNDNGTTNIGIVTEENRKNDKLTLSNNVASHNISIPDDTNIFIDGAKSDKTEMDKLDPKDIATMNVIKNNDKQEIRIITKNFAKIGSENDIYINDKKVDQNELDNLDQGTIERMDVNKDGKTIRIITRNRVSQDINAPVPPTPPTPPTLASKIKAPAFPKAPKAPKGDPINGDKKAWKDFEKKMEEYDAKMKKLEPQMEAFDKQMAEFDKQMEPFNKQMEAFDKQMEVYEKQMEEYQSKLEKENK; encoded by the coding sequence ATGGAAACACTATTCATATATATCGCAAAATCGAGCGGACTAATTGGAATGTTCTATATCGCTTATTATTTCCTATTGCGAAAAGAGACTTTTTTTACAGCAAATCGTTGGTTTCTTTTAGCAGGTTTGTTTACATCTGCAATTTTGCCATGGATAGTTTTTACCACAATTGTTTGGGTAGAACCAACATCAACCAATTTTGATTGGTCCAAACTTCCCATGAGACCTGTCCAAGAGGAAAGCTTTGAAATCAATTGGTATCTCGTTTTGGTCGCTGCTTATATAATTGGAATAGTATTGTTTTTAGCCCAGTTTGCATTAGACTTTTATAACCTTAATCGCGTTTTAAAAGGAAAAACAATTCATCGACAAGCCGACCATAAATTCATTGACCTCAAAGAAAACATTGCTCCATTTTCTTATTTCAACACCATCGTTTACAACTCATCATTGTACAGCGAGTCTGAAATGGAAAGTATTTTGGAGCATGAAAAAGTTCACAGCGAGCAATACCATACGATAGACGTCCTAATCACGCGTTTCTTTTGCATCCTTTTTTGGTTCAATCCGTTTATTTGGTTGTACAAAAATGCCATTTTACAAAATCTGGAATTCATCGCCGACAGTGAAGCCACCAAAAACATATCTGACAAAAAAGCGTACCAACTCACGCTTTTAAAAATAACAACACACGAGAATTGTGTTGTGCTTACCAATCATTTTTATCAATCATTAATCAAAAAACGAATCGTTATGTTAAACAAAAATCAATCAAAAAAATGGAATTCCTGGAAGTATGCATTGGTACTTCCGGCTTTAATTGCCTTTGTATTTTTATTCCAAATGGAAGTGATTGCAAAGGAAAAAAATGTGAACCCAAAAGTAGAACAATCAGCCTCTGATGATGTAGATGTTTATAAAATCACAAAAAATACTACGGAAGCGGAATTAAAAGAAAAAGCCGAAATTCTAAAAGAAAAATATGGCATACAAACCACATTCTCTAAAATTAAAAGAAACTCAAATAATGAATTAATTGGTTTAAAAATTAAACTGCAAAAAGGAAAAGAAGCAGCCACAGTTACAGAAGTGGATAGCAGCGAACCTATAAAAGATTTTGCAATAGCCATTTCTAAAAATGATAATGGAACCACAAATATTGGAATCGTTACCGAAGAGAACAGAAAGAATGATAAATTAACCCTAAGTAATAACGTAGCATCCCATAACATCAGTATTCCTGATGATACCAACATTTTTATTGATGGAGCAAAATCAGATAAAACCGAAATGGATAAATTGGATCCAAAAGATATTGCCACTATGAATGTCATCAAGAATAATGACAAACAAGAAATCAGAATCATTACAAAAAATTTTGCAAAAATAGGCAGCGAAAATGATATCTATATCAATGATAAAAAAGTAGACCAGAACGAATTAGACAATTTAGACCAAGGAACAATCGAAAGAATGGACGTGAATAAAGACGGGAAAACTATTCGAATTATTACCCGAAATAGAGTTTCTCAGGATATAAATGCACCAGTCCCTCCTACACCACCAACACCTCCTACGCTAGCTTCAAAAATTAAAGCTCCTGCTTTTCCAAAAGCGCCAAAAGCACCAAAAGGAGACCCAATAAACGGAGATAAAAAGGCTTGGAAAGATTTCGAAAAGAAAATGGAAGAGTATGACGCCAAAATGAAAA